Proteins encoded in a region of the Salinicoccus sp. RF5 genome:
- the ftsA gene encoding cell division protein FtsA, with protein sequence MKEHYYVALDIGSASVKAVVGEKFHDGVNIIGTGQTFTDAISKGKIKDFDLARNAIIDTVKKAKISSGVDIDEIFLKMPITETEFKIGEEELRFGGNSTEINGTHIEDLLETLREREVHSDREVITVYPIHFKVDDLHEVMDPKEMMATQSLFVRAGIILMNRTLLMNAVKCVEDAGLTVLDVYSDAVNYQHVLSESEVELGGVVIDIGADLTQFGYYERGTVKYADSIPVGGNHITNDLSEAFNTTFEAAEKAKQQYGHAFYDLASSEDIVRLPQRDGEPDIEVTPKDLADIIEMRLEEMLMTVFEALQEQRITKVNGGFVVTGGTANLLGVKELLQDLVSEKIRVHIPKQMGARKPEFSSVISTVSSGIMFDELLEYVTIDNYGTESKNTVDSSDGEASGSFFTGLFNKRKEQNTHQLEQGETYKFPSEASRGGQPAEEEYSDYAYDEERSDEKVTRRSEETGQGEQKDYRGYMKKLFKNLFE encoded by the coding sequence TTGAAGGAACATTATTATGTTGCCCTGGATATCGGTTCCGCGAGTGTGAAGGCGGTCGTTGGTGAGAAATTCCATGATGGCGTCAACATCATAGGCACTGGCCAGACCTTCACGGATGCAATATCCAAAGGGAAAATAAAAGATTTTGATCTGGCGAGAAATGCAATTATAGATACGGTCAAAAAAGCAAAGATCTCATCCGGTGTGGACATCGATGAAATCTTTTTAAAAATGCCCATTACTGAAACTGAATTCAAGATCGGAGAAGAGGAACTGCGTTTTGGCGGCAACTCCACAGAAATCAATGGTACGCACATCGAAGACCTCCTCGAGACCCTCCGTGAGCGCGAAGTCCACAGTGACAGGGAAGTCATCACGGTCTATCCCATCCATTTCAAGGTCGATGACCTGCATGAAGTGATGGATCCGAAGGAAATGATGGCGACGCAGTCGCTGTTCGTCCGGGCAGGCATCATACTGATGAACAGGACACTCCTGATGAACGCGGTCAAATGTGTCGAAGATGCAGGACTGACAGTCCTTGACGTCTATTCCGACGCAGTCAACTATCAGCATGTGCTGAGCGAATCTGAAGTCGAACTCGGCGGTGTGGTCATCGACATCGGTGCAGACCTGACCCAGTTCGGCTATTATGAGCGCGGCACAGTAAAGTATGCAGACAGCATCCCCGTCGGAGGCAACCATATTACGAATGACCTCTCCGAAGCATTCAACACGACTTTCGAAGCAGCCGAAAAGGCGAAGCAGCAGTATGGCCACGCCTTCTACGACCTCGCATCCTCAGAGGATATCGTCAGGCTTCCACAGCGGGACGGTGAACCGGACATCGAAGTGACTCCAAAAGATCTTGCGGACATCATCGAGATGAGACTGGAAGAAATGTTAATGACCGTGTTCGAAGCACTTCAGGAGCAGCGCATCACAAAGGTGAATGGCGGCTTTGTCGTAACGGGCGGCACCGCAAACCTGCTCGGTGTCAAGGAGCTCCTCCAGGATCTCGTATCCGAGAAGATCAGAGTCCATATTCCAAAGCAGATGGGTGCACGCAAGCCGGAATTCTCAAGCGTCATTTCCACAGTATCCAGTGGAATAATGTTTGATGAACTCCTTGAGTATGTTACAATTGATAATTATGGTACGGAGTCGAAAAATACTGTAGATTCAAGTGATGGAGAGGCTTCAGGAAGCTTCTTCACAGGTCTTTTCAATAAACGCAAAGAGCAGAATACCCATCAGCTGGAACAGGGCGAGACTTACAAGTTCCCGTCTGAAGCATCCCGCGGGGGGCAGCCGGCTGAAGAGGAGTATTCCGACTACGCATATGATGAGGAACGCTCGGATGAAAAGGTCACCCGACGCTCCGAAGAGACAGGCCAAGGCGAACAGAAAGACTACCGTGGATATATGAAGAAGCTCTTTAAAAATTTGTTTGAGTAA
- the mraY gene encoding phospho-N-acetylmuramoyl-pentapeptide-transferase produces MSYLFLFIAFILTAILVPLTIPLLKRMKFGQSIRVEGPQSHQVKTGTPTMGGLTYLIPAIVLSVIALPLVDDAYKMLVMVIVTVGFGLIGFIDDYIIVVKKDNKGLSSKQKFLAQIVVSVIVYFIMTRAIPDIAAGIHIPGTDFDIPLGVLFVLWIVFWQVGFSNAVNLTDGLDGLATGLSIIAFSSFLVIAWTRGEMEIVLFLMILIGALAGFLIYNKYPAKLFMGDTGSLALGGIIATVSIMLNESLLLLLIGIVFVIETASVMLQVASYKMTGRRIFKMTPIHHHFELSGWNEWKIVLVFWTVGIVAGAIGVLLGAL; encoded by the coding sequence ATGAGCTACTTATTTCTATTCATCGCATTTATCTTGACGGCCATTCTGGTGCCGTTGACAATTCCGCTGCTGAAGCGGATGAAGTTCGGCCAATCCATCAGGGTGGAAGGGCCGCAGAGCCACCAGGTGAAGACCGGTACGCCGACGATGGGGGGGCTGACGTACCTCATTCCTGCAATCGTGCTGTCGGTCATCGCCCTGCCGCTGGTCGATGATGCCTACAAGATGCTGGTCATGGTGATCGTCACCGTAGGCTTCGGGCTGATCGGCTTCATAGACGACTACATCATCGTCGTCAAGAAGGACAACAAGGGACTCTCTTCCAAGCAGAAGTTCCTGGCCCAGATCGTGGTTTCCGTAATCGTCTACTTCATCATGACCCGGGCGATTCCGGATATTGCAGCAGGCATCCATATCCCGGGCACGGATTTCGACATTCCGCTCGGTGTACTGTTTGTCCTGTGGATCGTCTTCTGGCAGGTCGGCTTCTCGAATGCGGTGAATCTGACGGACGGCCTCGACGGCCTGGCAACAGGACTTTCGATCATTGCATTTTCAAGTTTTCTCGTCATCGCTTGGACACGCGGGGAAATGGAGATCGTCCTTTTCCTGATGATCCTGATCGGTGCGCTGGCAGGATTTCTGATATACAACAAATATCCGGCGAAGCTCTTCATGGGAGACACGGGGTCGCTTGCGCTGGGCGGCATCATCGCCACCGTCTCGATCATGCTGAATGAAAGTCTTTTGCTGCTGCTCATCGGAATCGTCTTCGTCATAGAGACGGCTTCCGTGATGCTGCAGGTTGCTTCATACAAGATGACGGGCAGAAGGATATTCAAGATGACACCGATACACCACCATTTCGAGCTCAGTGGCTGGAACGAATGGAAGATCGTCCTCGTATTCTGGACGGTGGGCATAGTGGCAGGCGCAATCGGTGTGCTATTGGGGGCGTTATAG
- a CDS encoding penicillin-binding transpeptidase domain-containing protein gives MARIRIRLGEKTKTLSVGALLIYLGIGVLFLCIFWQFSYLMINKTLDDEDLVAHGHDKFSRTAVNEGQRGEILDREGNVLASDMEAYRLALITDSDYPNHVTDSKETAEALAAIIDMEASEIQERIEEGIEEERFQVELGKKGRDISYNQKNALEDAKIPGLVFEAETKRFYPNGDFASHLIGYAEKGEESDGLDGQLGLERAYDDLLQGEDGTTDYTQDLWGYIVPGTDTVEPPKDGADMKLTIDSNIQLYLEESLDTMEEHFEPEELFAVVADAESGEILASGQRPSFNPRTREGFGNSWLNMLYQHSFEPGSTFKVFGLAAAIDAGVYDPDATFESGSFDVNGHTIYDWEEEGWGNITYNEGMQYSSNALMMILQDKVGEDAMLDYYRKFGFGEPTGSEFPNEQSGTLAWDDPLQRKTTSFGQTSTVTPIQMIQGMTAILNDGKMKKPYVVESITDSATGEVLHKGEESVVRQVISEEAAQKTQEEINTFVGGSMERNPQYQLDDYEVAGKSGTAQVIDPEGGGYMDGPYEFLTSFIGYAPEDDPEVIVYYGVKLASKNKQDTWDIGVMPGFNPLMERTLKYLNVGGAEGEQSAEVTEVGDYSGKKLSEAAPASADTIQTIVVGDGEEIIDHHPKNDRLLPYETFFVKTEGEAKMPDLTGLSKREAIMFGTFMDMDVSTEGEGYVKSQSIAPGTVLGDEAAVEFTLSSNDPAD, from the coding sequence ATGGCAAGGATTAGAATCAGGCTTGGTGAGAAAACTAAAACGCTATCAGTTGGTGCGCTCCTAATCTACCTTGGTATAGGAGTGCTTTTTCTATGCATATTTTGGCAGTTCAGCTATCTCATGATAAACAAGACGCTGGATGATGAGGACCTCGTTGCCCATGGCCATGACAAGTTCAGCCGCACCGCAGTGAACGAAGGTCAACGTGGTGAGATACTCGACAGGGAAGGCAACGTTCTGGCGAGCGATATGGAAGCATATCGGCTTGCGCTGATTACGGATTCAGACTATCCGAACCATGTGACCGATTCAAAGGAGACCGCCGAGGCACTGGCGGCGATCATCGATATGGAAGCATCCGAAATACAGGAGCGGATTGAAGAAGGCATAGAGGAGGAACGGTTCCAGGTCGAGCTCGGCAAGAAGGGACGGGATATCTCCTACAACCAGAAGAATGCGCTCGAGGATGCAAAAATTCCAGGCCTCGTCTTCGAGGCGGAGACCAAACGCTTCTATCCGAACGGGGACTTCGCCTCCCACCTCATCGGCTATGCAGAGAAGGGCGAGGAGTCGGATGGACTGGATGGCCAGCTTGGACTGGAGCGGGCCTATGACGACCTTCTGCAGGGGGAGGACGGCACGACGGACTACACGCAAGACCTGTGGGGGTACATCGTGCCAGGCACCGATACAGTCGAACCGCCGAAGGATGGAGCAGATATGAAGCTGACCATCGACTCCAATATCCAGCTCTACCTTGAAGAGTCCCTGGATACCATGGAGGAGCATTTTGAGCCGGAGGAGCTGTTCGCCGTCGTTGCGGATGCAGAAAGCGGCGAGATACTGGCGAGCGGCCAGCGTCCTTCATTCAACCCGAGGACCCGGGAAGGGTTCGGCAACAGCTGGCTCAACATGCTGTATCAGCACTCATTCGAACCGGGGTCGACCTTCAAGGTGTTCGGTCTGGCTGCAGCCATAGATGCAGGCGTCTATGATCCCGACGCAACATTCGAATCGGGTTCGTTCGATGTCAATGGCCATACCATCTATGACTGGGAAGAGGAAGGTTGGGGAAACATCACCTACAACGAAGGGATGCAATATTCCTCCAATGCCCTGATGATGATACTGCAGGATAAAGTCGGTGAGGATGCGATGCTCGACTACTACCGCAAATTCGGGTTCGGCGAACCGACCGGTTCCGAATTCCCGAATGAACAGTCCGGCACCCTCGCATGGGACGATCCACTGCAACGGAAGACGACTTCCTTCGGACAGACATCGACCGTCACCCCGATCCAGATGATCCAGGGGATGACTGCGATATTGAATGATGGCAAGATGAAGAAGCCATACGTGGTCGAATCGATTACTGACAGCGCCACCGGCGAAGTGCTCCATAAGGGTGAAGAGTCGGTGGTGCGCCAGGTGATATCCGAAGAGGCGGCCCAAAAGACCCAGGAAGAGATCAATACATTCGTCGGCGGCTCGATGGAGAGGAATCCGCAGTATCAGCTTGATGACTACGAAGTTGCAGGAAAATCGGGTACTGCCCAGGTGATCGATCCTGAAGGCGGCGGCTACATGGATGGGCCATATGAATTCCTGACATCCTTCATCGGCTATGCACCGGAAGATGACCCTGAAGTCATCGTCTATTATGGTGTGAAGCTCGCTTCGAAGAACAAGCAGGATACTTGGGACATCGGTGTCATGCCGGGGTTCAACCCATTGATGGAGCGGACGCTGAAATACCTGAACGTCGGAGGGGCCGAGGGAGAACAGTCGGCTGAGGTCACCGAAGTCGGGGACTACAGCGGCAAAAAGCTTTCAGAAGCTGCCCCGGCATCCGCCGACACGATACAGACCATCGTCGTCGGTGATGGGGAAGAGATTATCGACCATCATCCAAAAAATGATAGACTATTACCATATGAAACCTTCTTCGTGAAAACCGAAGGGGAAGCAAAGATGCCTGACCTTACAGGATTATCCAAACGGGAGGCAATCATGTTTGGAACATTCATGGATATGGATGTATCCACAGAGGGCGAAGGATATGTGAAATCACAGTCCATTGCACCGGGTACTGTACTGGGTGATGAAGCAGCAGTCGAATTCACCCTGTCATCCAATGATCCAGCAGACTAG
- a CDS encoding cell division protein FtsQ/DivIB, translating to MNGKSDLEEMKQKLKRSTEPSRGRLDERLAAGSSSGDAEMDPGEDTTAHSATFHQEKNEGTRPPGPHHDVDEEEIETYAPKEKQRDAPKKQKRKRPRPKFTRTHFYLMLLMLLIFLVGLLIWYVASSASEVKNIEISGNQLISDEEVEERLQFGTGDRMFSANLSRATENIAMLPAVEEVEIEREWWNTINVSVTEYQAVGYVANNSDYYPVLENAQVLRGYPSTPGSAPILHYFEGREFDRMVESLNDIEPDIREGISEIYYRPSENSSTRIHMFMNDGQEIVADYRTINEKMNYYLSMREEIGDPQSGLIDLEIGSSFLPYGSDEAMEVKAGIYEAPVQAPYIEEVNQALGDVKESLSNIGEAEDGEE from the coding sequence ATGAATGGAAAATCCGATTTAGAAGAAATGAAGCAGAAACTGAAGCGTTCGACGGAACCATCCCGTGGACGGTTGGATGAGCGGCTGGCTGCCGGCTCCTCTTCGGGAGACGCCGAAATGGATCCAGGAGAAGACACGACAGCGCACAGTGCCACATTCCATCAGGAGAAGAATGAAGGCACCCGCCCCCCGGGCCCTCATCATGATGTGGATGAAGAAGAGATAGAGACCTATGCGCCGAAGGAGAAGCAGAGGGATGCACCAAAAAAACAGAAGCGGAAGCGCCCCCGTCCGAAGTTTACCCGGACGCACTTCTACCTCATGCTGCTGATGCTCCTTATATTCCTGGTCGGACTGCTCATCTGGTACGTGGCGAGCAGTGCCAGTGAAGTGAAGAATATAGAAATCAGCGGCAACCAGCTCATCAGTGATGAGGAAGTGGAGGAGCGCCTGCAGTTCGGCACAGGTGACAGGATGTTCAGCGCGAACCTGTCCCGGGCGACCGAAAACATCGCGATGCTGCCCGCTGTCGAAGAAGTGGAGATAGAGCGGGAGTGGTGGAACACCATCAATGTTTCCGTGACGGAATACCAGGCCGTCGGATATGTCGCCAACAACAGCGACTACTATCCGGTCCTTGAAAATGCCCAGGTGCTGCGCGGCTATCCCTCTACTCCGGGTTCGGCGCCAATCCTGCACTATTTTGAAGGCCGTGAATTCGACCGGATGGTGGAGAGCCTGAATGATATAGAGCCGGACATCCGGGAAGGCATCTCGGAAATCTACTACCGTCCATCGGAAAATTCCTCGACACGCATCCACATGTTCATGAACGACGGTCAGGAGATCGTCGCCGATTACCGTACGATAAACGAGAAGATGAATTATTATCTGAGCATGCGTGAGGAGATCGGCGATCCGCAATCCGGCCTCATCGATCTGGAGATCGGCAGCAGCTTCCTGCCATATGGCAGCGACGAAGCTATGGAAGTGAAGGCGGGCATCTACGAGGCGCCTGTCCAGGCACCATACATCGAAGAGGTGAATCAGGCCCTCGGAGATGTGAAGGAGAGCCTTTCAAATATCGGGGAAGCAGAAGACGGGGAAGAATGA
- the ftsZ gene encoding cell division protein FtsZ, protein MLEFEQGFNHMATLKVVGVGGGGNNAVNRMIDDGMQNVEFIAINTDGQALNLSKAESKIQVGEKLTRGLGAGANPDIGKKAAEESREQIEDAIQGADMVFVTAGMGGGTGTGAAPVVAKIAKEMGALTVGVVTRPFSFEGRKRQTQASAGVDAMKAAVDTLIVIPNDRLLDIVDKSTPMMEAFKEADNVLRQGVQGISDLIAVSGEVNLDFADVKTIMTNQGSALMGIGVSSGENRAIEAAKKAISSPLLETSIVGAQGVLMNITGSESLSLFEAQEAADVVQDAADEDVNMIFGTVINPELEDEIVVTVIATGFNEKSVNRTPEREEKKESFTYPTSPRESAPEREPEPRESSAQDDDYEVPTFLRNRSRRRR, encoded by the coding sequence ATGTTAGAATTCGAGCAAGGGTTTAACCATATGGCAACATTAAAAGTTGTCGGCGTCGGTGGCGGCGGCAACAACGCAGTCAACCGGATGATTGATGACGGCATGCAGAATGTCGAGTTCATCGCAATCAATACAGATGGACAGGCTTTGAACCTGTCGAAGGCAGAATCCAAGATCCAGGTCGGTGAAAAACTGACACGCGGTCTCGGCGCAGGTGCCAACCCGGATATCGGGAAAAAGGCTGCTGAAGAATCCAGGGAACAGATTGAAGATGCGATCCAAGGCGCAGACATGGTCTTCGTCACTGCAGGAATGGGCGGCGGAACAGGCACCGGCGCAGCACCGGTTGTAGCCAAGATCGCTAAAGAGATGGGTGCACTGACGGTCGGCGTCGTTACACGTCCATTCTCCTTCGAAGGCAGAAAGCGCCAGACGCAGGCTTCTGCAGGCGTCGATGCAATGAAGGCTGCGGTCGACACACTCATCGTCATCCCGAACGACCGTCTTCTGGATATCGTGGACAAATCCACACCGATGATGGAAGCGTTCAAGGAAGCGGATAACGTACTGAGACAGGGTGTCCAAGGCATATCCGACCTCATCGCCGTCAGCGGTGAAGTGAACCTCGACTTCGCAGACGTCAAGACGATCATGACCAACCAGGGATCCGCACTCATGGGCATCGGGGTCTCCAGTGGTGAGAACCGTGCCATTGAAGCGGCCAAGAAGGCAATTTCGAGCCCGCTCCTTGAAACTTCCATCGTGGGTGCGCAAGGTGTCCTGATGAACATTACAGGCAGCGAGTCACTGTCACTGTTCGAAGCACAGGAGGCTGCGGACGTAGTACAGGATGCGGCAGATGAAGACGTCAACATGATCTTCGGTACGGTCATCAATCCGGAACTGGAAGATGAAATCGTCGTTACGGTCATCGCGACCGGCTTCAATGAGAAATCGGTGAACCGCACGCCCGAACGTGAAGAGAAGAAGGAATCATTCACCTATCCGACTTCCCCAAGGGAAAGCGCGCCTGAACGTGAACCGGAACCGAGGGAAAGCAGTGCACAGGATGACGATTACGAAGTGCCTACGTTCTTGAGGAACCGCTCAAGACGCAGACGATAG
- a CDS encoding cell division protein SepF, whose amino-acid sequence MAIKKFFKDIFIVEYEEDAPPKEQKESKAGGNAKVTRLEQSKKGRPESMGQSVGSAQSKPQSKPQKKESISPSFRKTERRQSSSQRQEKDKKAIQKEKETTLMSAEASNTKVCLFEPRVFSETQDIADELKNERAALVNLSKVDHGPKKRIVDFLSGTVYALDGDIQKVGADIFLCTPNSVGVEGEISEDKNQTEET is encoded by the coding sequence ATGGCCATCAAAAAGTTTTTCAAGGATATCTTCATCGTGGAGTATGAAGAGGATGCGCCCCCTAAGGAACAGAAGGAGTCTAAGGCAGGCGGCAATGCCAAGGTGACGCGGCTCGAGCAGTCCAAAAAAGGGCGTCCGGAAAGCATGGGACAGTCTGTTGGGTCAGCTCAGTCCAAACCGCAGTCCAAACCGCAGAAAAAGGAATCCATTTCCCCATCCTTCCGTAAGACGGAGCGCAGGCAGTCCAGCAGCCAGCGGCAGGAGAAGGACAAAAAAGCCATTCAGAAGGAAAAGGAGACGACGTTGATGAGTGCTGAAGCAAGCAATACGAAAGTATGTCTGTTTGAACCGAGGGTCTTTTCCGAAACCCAGGATATTGCTGATGAACTTAAGAATGAACGCGCGGCACTTGTCAATCTGTCGAAGGTGGACCACGGACCGAAAAAGCGCATCGTCGACTTTCTGAGTGGTACGGTCTATGCACTGGATGGAGACATCCAGAAGGTGGGTGCCGATATCTTCCTGTGTACACCGAACAGCGTAGGTGTAGAAGGAGAAATCAGCGAAGATAAAAATCAAACTGAAGAAACGTAA
- the murD gene encoding UDP-N-acetylmuramoyl-L-alanine--D-glutamate ligase has translation MDTGGFENKNVIVLGYGRSGRSAVSALASLGANITLTTNEVIADEKIRQTLKGWGVEIVDGHHPASLLNDAELIVKNPGIPYTIPFLEDAAARGIPVITDVELAYHMSPAPIIGITGTNGKTTVTHLIGEMLERSGLSPILCGNIGYPASEAVREATAEDILVMELSSFQLMGIRGFCPDTAVFTNIYEAHIDYHGSKEAYVQAKMNLVSNMDASQTVIFNGRQKEMLGGHPGLHVEYFAAEGDHEACIKDGVIVHKGTPLIPLDQVKLQGAHNHENILAAILAAKNHGASDAGIRETLLHFGSIPHRMEYLGEHRGATYYNDSKATNNLATTFALESFQAPVIWIAGGLDRGQSLDGLIPSMDSVAMIITFGEMKEKFQELAERTGKAVELAEHPHDAVIKAAQHAEAGDVVLFSPACASWDQYKDYEARGDHFKEGFSTLGK, from the coding sequence ATGGATACAGGCGGTTTTGAAAATAAGAATGTGATCGTCCTCGGCTACGGCAGGAGCGGACGGAGCGCAGTATCGGCCCTGGCATCACTCGGTGCAAACATCACACTGACGACAAATGAAGTCATCGCGGACGAAAAGATCAGACAGACGCTCAAGGGCTGGGGCGTCGAGATAGTGGATGGCCACCACCCGGCCAGCCTGCTTAATGATGCGGAACTGATCGTAAAGAATCCGGGCATCCCATACACGATCCCTTTCCTTGAAGATGCGGCGGCACGGGGGATACCGGTCATCACAGATGTCGAGCTCGCCTATCATATGTCGCCCGCTCCGATCATCGGCATCACAGGGACGAACGGGAAGACCACGGTGACGCACCTGATCGGCGAGATGCTCGAACGCTCAGGTCTGTCGCCGATACTCTGCGGCAATATCGGCTATCCTGCTTCGGAAGCAGTGCGGGAGGCGACGGCGGAGGATATCCTTGTCATGGAGCTTTCCTCATTCCAATTGATGGGCATCAGGGGTTTTTGCCCGGATACCGCAGTGTTCACGAACATCTATGAAGCGCATATCGACTATCATGGATCGAAGGAAGCCTATGTCCAGGCGAAGATGAACCTCGTCTCCAATATGGATGCATCTCAGACCGTCATCTTCAATGGCAGGCAGAAGGAAATGCTCGGGGGGCATCCTGGCCTGCATGTGGAATACTTTGCAGCTGAAGGCGACCATGAAGCGTGCATCAAGGACGGTGTCATCGTCCATAAGGGCACACCGCTGATCCCCCTCGATCAGGTGAAGCTGCAGGGGGCCCACAACCATGAAAATATTCTGGCGGCCATCCTTGCGGCGAAGAACCACGGGGCCAGCGACGCCGGTATCCGCGAGACGCTGTTGCACTTCGGCAGCATCCCCCACCGCATGGAATATCTTGGGGAGCACAGAGGTGCCACCTATTACAACGACTCCAAGGCGACGAACAACCTGGCCACGACGTTTGCGCTGGAGAGCTTCCAGGCGCCGGTCATCTGGATTGCAGGGGGGCTCGACCGCGGCCAGTCCCTCGACGGGCTCATCCCTTCGATGGACAGCGTGGCCATGATCATCACTTTTGGTGAGATGAAGGAGAAGTTCCAGGAGCTCGCCGAGCGGACCGGGAAGGCGGTCGAACTGGCCGAGCACCCCCATGATGCAGTCATCAAGGCAGCACAGCATGCAGAGGCGGGGGATGTGGTACTGTTCTCGCCTGCCTGTGCAAGCTGGGACCAGTACAAGGACTATGAAGCACGGGGAGACCACTTCAAAGAAGGATTCAGCACGCTCGGTAAATGA
- a CDS encoding YggS family pyridoxal phosphate-dependent enzyme, with translation MIKDNYEQLKKEIGDAVTLIAVTKYHSIDETLEAYDAGVRHFGENRVEGFLEKREALPEDAEVHFIGTLQSRKVKDIAGHLNYLHSLDRESVAKKIEQYSENAVKCFVQVNVSGEASKHGLSPEEVPGFLEAMESYSNVTVIGLMTMAPHTEDESEISAVFERLAALRDSLRTGNHGNIQVEELSMGMSNDYGIAIRHGASYVRIGSKLMGSR, from the coding sequence ATGATAAAGGATAACTATGAACAGCTGAAAAAGGAGATCGGTGATGCCGTGACATTGATTGCGGTGACGAAATACCACTCCATAGACGAGACACTCGAAGCCTATGATGCAGGAGTCAGGCATTTTGGCGAGAACCGTGTGGAGGGGTTCCTTGAAAAGCGGGAGGCCCTTCCAGAAGATGCGGAAGTCCATTTCATCGGTACGCTGCAGTCGCGCAAGGTGAAGGATATCGCAGGCCATCTGAACTATCTGCATTCCCTGGACCGGGAAAGTGTCGCCAAAAAAATTGAACAATACAGTGAAAATGCTGTAAAATGCTTTGTACAGGTCAACGTATCAGGAGAAGCGTCCAAGCATGGGCTGTCACCGGAGGAAGTCCCCGGCTTTCTGGAGGCGATGGAATCCTACAGTAATGTAACGGTCATCGGTCTGATGACCATGGCGCCGCATACAGAGGACGAATCCGAAATCAGTGCGGTATTCGAACGTCTCGCAGCACTGCGGGATTCTCTCAGGACAGGCAACCACGGGAATATCCAGGTGGAGGAGCTGAGCATGGGGATGAGCAATGATTATGGCATTGCGATCCGGCACGGTGCTTCATATGTCCGTATTGGCAGCAAATTAATGGGAAGCAGGTGA
- a CDS encoding YggT family protein — MDNQLIIEVLSFIQSFINTIFPIFFWGLIIYILSSWLPGLRESAFGQILGKIYEPILEPFRKIIPPLGGVLDLSPIIAIIVMQLFLSGLNAIFNTIITSLY; from the coding sequence TTGGACAATCAATTAATTATAGAAGTACTAAGTTTCATCCAAAGCTTCATCAATACCATATTTCCCATCTTCTTCTGGGGGCTCATCATCTACATCCTGAGCTCCTGGCTGCCGGGGCTCAGGGAGTCGGCCTTCGGACAGATACTCGGGAAGATCTATGAACCGATACTCGAACCTTTCAGGAAGATCATACCTCCGCTCGGCGGCGTGCTAGACCTCTCCCCGATCATTGCGATCATCGTCATGCAGCTGTTCCTGAGCGGACTGAATGCAATCTTCAACACCATCATCACTTCATTGTATTAA
- a CDS encoding polyphenol oxidase family protein codes for MKFLDHTHHVGNRDGDVLFGYTKRTGGRSSYPSGSFNMALYIGDDAANVHHHQDRLGAAAGFPPERWVMPIQKHGGNIEEVTLADAGTNVRELSDQLYDVDGLYTYDPGIMLAMNYADCVPIYIWSRSNGFTALVHAGWRGTSHGIIKRMIERYEGDPKDLTVVIGVAINGPCYTVDARIIRALEDAGLPEGAVDAHDEGFDLDLKAVNRHQALNAGVDARHIHVSALGTEDLDRFFSYRLEKGKTGRALAFIGRKKDNDKG; via the coding sequence ATGAAATTCTTAGACCATACGCATCATGTAGGAAACCGGGATGGAGATGTCCTGTTCGGCTATACAAAGAGGACCGGCGGAAGGAGCAGCTATCCATCCGGGAGCTTCAATATGGCCCTCTACATCGGTGATGATGCAGCAAATGTACATCATCATCAGGACCGTCTCGGTGCGGCAGCCGGCTTTCCGCCGGAACGCTGGGTGATGCCGATCCAGAAGCATGGCGGCAATATAGAGGAAGTAACCCTGGCGGATGCAGGTACGAATGTCAGAGAGTTGTCCGATCAGCTTTATGATGTGGACGGCCTGTATACATACGACCCGGGAATCATGCTTGCCATGAATTACGCAGACTGCGTCCCCATCTATATATGGAGCAGGAGCAATGGCTTCACCGCACTTGTCCATGCGGGTTGGCGCGGCACATCACACGGAATCATCAAAAGGATGATCGAGCGCTATGAAGGGGACCCGAAAGATCTCACAGTGGTCATCGGGGTCGCGATAAACGGCCCATGCTATACAGTGGACGCGCGCATCATCCGGGCACTTGAAGACGCAGGGCTGCCGGAAGGGGCAGTCGATGCACATGATGAAGGATTCGACCTTGATCTGAAGGCCGTAAACCGGCATCAGGCATTGAATGCGGGCGTGGACGCGCGCCATATCCATGTATCAGCGCTTGGTACAGAGGATCTGGACCGTTTCTTCTCCTATCGGCTGGAGAAGGGGAAGACCGGTCGTGCACTTGCATTTATCGGGAGGAAGAAAGATAATGATAAAGGATAA